Sequence from the Rhizobium sp. TH2 genome:
GCCGGTCGGGCCTGCAAGATGATCTCGACAAGCTCGGCTTTAACCTGGTCGGCTTCGGCTGTACGACCTGCATCGGCAATTCCGGACCGCTGCCGGCGCCGATCTCCAAGACGATCAACGACAAGGGCCTGATCGCCGCCGGCGTGCTCTCGGGCAACCGCAACTTTGAGGGCCGCGTCTCGCCCGACGTGCAGGCGAATTACCTCGCCTCGCCGCCGCTGGTGGTCGCTTATGCTCTCGCCGGTTCGGTGCAGATCGACCTGACCGAGGAGCCGATCGGCAACGACCAGCAGGGCAACCCTGTGTTCCTCAAGGATATCTGGCCCTCCTCCAAGGAGATCCAGGAATTTATCATGAAATATGTGACGCGCGAACTCTACGCGTCGAAATATGCCGATGTGTTCAAGGGCGATATCAACTGGCAGGAAGTCAAGATCCCCGAAGGCAAGACCTACGCCTGGGACGATAATTCGACCTATGTGCAGAACCCGCCGTATTTCGTCGGCATGAAGCAGGCGGCGATCGGCGTCACGGACATCAAGGGCGCGCGCGTGCTGGGCCTCTTCGGCGACAAGATCACCACCGACCACATTTCTCCGGCCGGTTCGATCAAGGCGGCCTCACCGGCCGGCAGCTACCTGATCAATCACGGCGTCTCGGTGGCCGACTTCAACCAGTACGGCACGCGCCGTGGCAATCATGAAGTGATGATGCGCGGCACCTTCGCCAATATCCGCATCCGCAACCATATGCTCGGCCCGAACGGCAAGGAAGGCGGCTTCACGATCCACTATCCCTCGAAGGAGGAGATGTCGATCTACGACGCGGCGATGATGTACAAGGAAGAAGGCGTGCCGCTGGTGATCTTCGCCGGCGTCGAATACGGCAACGGCTCGTCGCGCGACTGGGCGGCCAAGGGCACCAACCTGCTCGGCGTCCGCGCCGTGATCGCCCAATCCTTCGAGCGCATCCACCGCTCCAACCTCGTCGGCATGGGCGTCGTGCCCTTCGTCTTCGAGGATGGTTCGAGCTGGCAGTCGCTCAATCTCAAGGGCGACGAAGTGGTGACGATCGAGGGCCTGGCCACGATCAAGCCGCGCCAGAAGACGGTCGCGCACGTCACCTATGGCGATGGCACGGTGAGGGACATCCCGATCATCTGCCGCATCGATACGCTGGATGAGATCGACTACTTCCACAATGGCGGGATTTTGCAGCAGGTGCTGCGGGATCTGGCTGCGTAAGCGGCTCAGGTCCAAACAAAACCAGGCCGCCGGGAGCGATTCCGGCGGCTTTTTCATGGGCCGCGCAACCCTCTCCGCCGTCATCCTAGGGCTTGTCCCTAGGATTTGGTGAGTAAGAGATGGACGGTTACCTTGCCGCGAATAGCACGCTCACCAGATGCTCGGCACAAGGCCGAGCATGACGTCGCGGGTGAGTGGGCCTCGGCTAGCGACTGCTGCTCAATCATCACCGGGCTTGATGCGCGGTTCAACAAATATCGCTTTTCCTTATGAAAGCTTCGGCTATCTTCCAGCGATGCATTCTCGCGAGGCCGCCATGCCGATCCATGAATACCTGCCCTATCTCGCCGTCGCCTGGACGGCCTATTTCATCGCGGTGGTCAGCCCTGGCCCGGCGACGCTGGCGCTGGCGGCGACGTCGATGACCTCGGGCCGCGCGGCGGGTGTGTCACTGGCGCTTGGCGTCTATACCGGTTCGTTCATCTGGGCGTGCCTGACATCGGCCGGGCTGGCGGCGATCCTGACCGCCTATGCCGGCCTGCTGACGATACTCAAGATCATCGGCGGACTATATCTGCTGTGGCTCGCCTGGAAATCGTTCCGCTCGGCGATGACGGCTGACGAAGTGCATCTCGCGGCTCTCGCCAACAAGGAGCTGACGCGCCGGCAACTCTATTTCAAGGGGTTGATGCTGCACCTGACCAACCCGAAGGCCATTCTCTCCTGGCTCGCGCTGCTGTCGCTCGGCCTGCCGCCCGGTGCGCCGGCCTCGATCTTCGCGGTCTTCATAGCGGGGTGCCTAGTGATCGGCTCGACGACTTTCATCGGGCTCGCGATCCTGTTTTCGACCGGCCCGGTGCGGCGGGGCTATACCCATGCGCGGCGGTATATCGATGCCTTCGTGGGGGTGTTTTTTGCGGCGGCGGGGGTGAAGCTGCTGACGGCGAGGATTTGAGCGTTCGTTGGCCGAGGCTTCCCCGATCATAAACCGGAGAATGGCCGACGGAAGCCGGCTGTTTCTTGAGCTACCGCAGTCGGTCTATCCTGATGCTGCGGTCGAGCATTTGAAGATGTTGCCGCGTGCCGAGCTGGTCGATTTCCTCGACACGATCCCCGAATCGTGGATCGACTTCCGGTTCGAAGGACACGAGTTCAGCATCAACGATCAGCTGGGGGAATTCTGGTTCTTCGTCAAGGACCCGGTGTGTCCGGATTCGATTCTCACACGGATACGAGATCATTTTGTGAGGCTGGTGGGTTAACTCGTATCGAGGTTACCCTTCTGTAAGGCTTCCTAAAACTACTCCGCCGCTTCCGTCTTCTGCCCAAACCGCTTCTCGATGTAATCCACCACCAGTGCCTCGAAATCCTCGGCGATTTTCGGGCCGCGCAGCGTCAGCGCCTTCTTGCCGTCGATGAAAACAGGCGCGGCCGGGGTTTCGCCCGTGCCGGGGAGCGAGATGCCGATATCGGCGTGCTTGGACTCGCCCGGGCCGTTGACGATGCAGCCCATGACGGCGACGTTGAGAGCCTCGACGCCGGGATATTTTTCGCGCCAGATCGGCATGTTCTTGCGCAGGTCGCGCTCGATGTTCTGGGCGAGCTCCTGGAAGACGGTCGAGGTGGTGCGGCCGCAGCCGGGACAGGCGGCGACGACGGGGAGGAACTGGCGGAAACCCATGACCTGCAGGAGTTCCTGCGCCACGATGACTTCCTTTGTGCGGTCGCCGTTCGGCTCGGGCGTCAGCGAAACGCGGATCGTGTCGCCGATGCCCT
This genomic interval carries:
- a CDS encoding LysE family translocator, which codes for MPIHEYLPYLAVAWTAYFIAVVSPGPATLALAATSMTSGRAAGVSLALGVYTGSFIWACLTSAGLAAILTAYAGLLTILKIIGGLYLLWLAWKSFRSAMTADEVHLAALANKELTRRQLYFKGLMLHLTNPKAILSWLALLSLGLPPGAPASIFAVFIAGCLVIGSTTFIGLAILFSTGPVRRGYTHARRYIDAFVGVFFAAAGVKLLTARI